A stretch of the Archangium violaceum genome encodes the following:
- a CDS encoding SMI1/KNR4 family protein — protein sequence MMNEFLSFLTNYDPNYPASVRGTSEEMIGRLSATIGRALPPIHEEFLRCMGSSMGDLEIPNLSFDIEHIIELYEAEEWRPPSRYVVIAAEVQDPYFDCYLDLEQPNNSDFCVVRFESWGNAVFKGKVHPWFRSFRDMLFSFGFIYKRMNTLPFQMDLQASLTKQRRTGQSQEALVKDLEELACRMGFKRLQHTSPQCLLLERGDATIYGHLPPRGGFDARAAATDKEQLSKVCEVLRDQTILV from the coding sequence ATGATGAATGAATTTCTCTCATTCCTTACCAATTATGATCCCAACTATCCCGCGAGCGTGCGGGGTACATCGGAGGAGATGATCGGACGACTCTCCGCCACCATTGGCCGAGCGCTCCCACCCATTCATGAGGAATTCCTACGCTGCATGGGCAGCAGCATGGGCGACTTGGAGATCCCCAACTTGAGCTTCGATATCGAGCATATCATCGAACTCTATGAAGCCGAGGAGTGGCGTCCCCCCTCGCGCTATGTCGTGATTGCCGCAGAGGTACAGGATCCGTACTTCGATTGCTATCTGGATCTAGAGCAACCGAACAACTCCGACTTCTGCGTAGTCCGGTTCGAGAGCTGGGGGAATGCCGTATTCAAGGGGAAGGTCCACCCCTGGTTTCGCTCATTCAGAGACATGCTGTTTTCTTTCGGATTTATTTACAAAAGAATGAACACCTTGCCTTTTCAGATGGATTTGCAGGCCTCTCTGACCAAGCAAAGAAGAACCGGACAATCCCAGGAAGCACTGGTGAAAGATTTGGAGGAATTGGCATGCCGCATGGGATTCAAACGCCTGCAACACACCAGTCCCCAATGCCTACTTCTGGAGCGGGGGGATGCAACCATCTATGGACATCTCCCCCCTCGTGGTGGGTTCGACGCAAGAGCAGCAGCCACAGACAAGGAACAACTCTCGAAGGTATGTGAAGTCCTGCGTGACCAGACGATCCTTGTTTGA
- a CDS encoding HEAT repeat domain-containing protein, with protein sequence MAAGDAGQFLAGLHVLASLAPQEAGIDTLLQAREADLAEVLPTWTEALALAPHPEVAGCCTRALEDKRPLVRAAAAALLGHRREGEPSHLIPLLKDGEGMVRSSAALALAQLDHRPALPLIETLLAHSLPEQAEPLARAALLLGSRRALPFCRQLCNSGTPPPGIPRLLALAGDAQDLPVLRRLCTRPALTEASLEALGLLGLLAAVPELMEHLEAEDPGHRQAAASALGLLSGAELKQKVLVATDDDEEEGLEREQWSTHPRDWRQWWEAHGRHFEGGHRWRHGRRFTLEGCLEELEDPHSSRAARSRTVLELTLRSGRPLDLELDWFVCRQRESLTRWRTAGVMAGPSPPECQTAPPAMVESTEWILSMKPAFLVELRPSLGTTPSRSRRSWRERLVPACIGETRA encoded by the coding sequence GTGGCCGCAGGAGACGCCGGGCAGTTCCTCGCGGGGCTCCATGTCCTGGCCTCACTGGCTCCCCAGGAAGCAGGTATCGACACCCTCCTCCAGGCCCGGGAGGCCGATCTCGCGGAGGTACTGCCCACCTGGACCGAGGCGCTCGCACTCGCCCCACACCCCGAGGTGGCGGGTTGCTGCACCCGAGCGTTGGAGGACAAGCGACCCCTGGTGCGTGCCGCTGCCGCTGCCCTCCTGGGCCACCGGCGGGAGGGAGAACCCTCCCACCTCATCCCCCTGCTCAAGGATGGGGAGGGCATGGTACGCAGCTCGGCCGCCCTGGCCCTCGCCCAACTGGATCATCGACCCGCTCTTCCACTCATCGAGACCCTGCTCGCCCATTCACTCCCCGAGCAGGCAGAGCCGCTGGCACGAGCCGCGCTGCTGCTGGGCTCACGCCGGGCGCTGCCGTTCTGCCGCCAGCTCTGCAACTCCGGCACGCCGCCCCCTGGCATCCCTCGGTTGCTCGCCCTGGCCGGAGACGCCCAGGACCTACCCGTATTGCGCCGGCTGTGTACGCGCCCGGCCCTCACCGAGGCGTCGCTCGAAGCTCTGGGCCTGCTCGGGCTGCTCGCCGCCGTGCCCGAGTTGATGGAGCACCTGGAGGCAGAAGATCCAGGGCACCGCCAGGCCGCAGCCTCGGCACTCGGGCTGCTCAGTGGCGCCGAGCTCAAGCAGAAGGTTCTGGTGGCTACCGACGATGACGAAGAAGAAGGCCTTGAAAGGGAACAGTGGAGCACCCATCCACGGGACTGGCGCCAGTGGTGGGAGGCGCATGGGCGTCATTTCGAAGGGGGGCACCGCTGGCGCCACGGCCGACGATTCACCCTCGAGGGATGCCTGGAGGAACTGGAAGATCCACACAGCTCGCGGGCAGCGCGGAGCCGCACGGTCCTGGAGCTGACGCTCCGCTCCGGAAGGCCCCTCGATCTCGAGCTTGACTGGTTCGTGTGCCGCCAGCGTGAGTCCCTCACCCGCTGGCGCACTGCGGGTGTAATGGCTGGCCCCTCACCTCCTGAGTGCCAGACTGCTCCACCAGCCATGGTCGAATCCACTGAGTGGATCCTTTCCATGAAGCCCGCATTCCTCGTGGAGCTGCGGCCCTCCCTCGGGACTACTCCGAGCAGGTCCAGAAGAAGCTGGAGAGAGCGCCTGGTCCCAGCATGCATCGGCGAAACACGGGCGTGA
- a CDS encoding TldD/PmbA family protein: MRIRNWPVLPLLAASVVLTAAAPAPDARVTLMNAMAEELQRNQQQLKLQNHEPPYFMSYQLKEAEQYGIVARYGAIFLDDTYHERKLYVDVRVGSYEFDNSGPEEYEFFVGGKGSSYISNKDAPIDDSPMALRTSLWLVTDEKYKAALSQFLKKKGDNVYAVEDPKQPPSFSKEKPVQYVQPPVAFPFDHDRWVRVAREVSERFKAHPEIFDSEVRVTADKVTRLFVSTEGSRIVTEETMYGLHVTAVTRADDGQLLDNSRNYYAPTEAGLPDDKTLSAATTKIITELLALRKAPAIDPYTGPAILAPEAAGVLFHEAVGHRLEGDRQDGEGEGKTFRGQVGKQVLPTFISIVDDPTVRTLRNEPLNGYYEYDEEGVKGQKVVLVEKGVLRSYLLSRRPVEGFLQSNGHGRSQGTRKPVARMANLIVDSTKQVDDAELKKQLIAEAKRQGKPYGLIIRDITGGNTNTSSYGYQAFKGVPRMVYRVDVRTGQETLVRGVEIVGTPLSSVNRIMSTGRRQGVFNGYCGAESGNVPVSTVAPAVLLQEIELQRAMEGKDRPPILMSPAASTTASGEVK; encoded by the coding sequence GTGCGAATCCGAAACTGGCCAGTCCTTCCGTTGCTCGCCGCTTCCGTCGTCCTCACCGCCGCCGCGCCCGCTCCGGACGCGCGCGTGACGCTGATGAACGCGATGGCGGAGGAGCTCCAGCGCAACCAGCAGCAGCTCAAGCTGCAGAACCACGAGCCTCCGTACTTCATGAGCTACCAGCTCAAGGAGGCGGAGCAGTACGGCATCGTCGCCCGGTACGGGGCGATCTTCCTGGATGACACCTACCACGAGCGCAAGCTGTACGTGGACGTGCGGGTGGGCTCCTACGAGTTCGACAACTCGGGCCCCGAGGAGTACGAGTTCTTCGTCGGCGGCAAGGGCTCCAGCTACATCTCGAACAAGGACGCGCCCATCGACGACTCGCCGATGGCCTTGCGCACCTCGCTGTGGCTGGTGACGGACGAGAAGTACAAGGCCGCGCTCTCCCAGTTCCTCAAGAAGAAGGGCGACAACGTCTACGCGGTGGAGGATCCGAAGCAGCCGCCGTCCTTCTCCAAGGAGAAGCCGGTGCAGTACGTGCAGCCGCCGGTGGCCTTCCCGTTCGACCATGACCGCTGGGTCCGCGTGGCGCGCGAGGTGTCCGAGCGCTTCAAGGCGCACCCGGAGATCTTCGACTCGGAAGTGCGGGTGACGGCGGACAAGGTGACGCGCCTGTTCGTGTCCACCGAGGGCAGCCGCATCGTGACGGAAGAGACGATGTACGGGCTGCACGTGACGGCGGTGACGCGGGCGGACGACGGGCAGCTGCTGGACAACTCGCGCAACTACTACGCGCCCACCGAGGCGGGGCTGCCGGACGACAAGACGCTGTCCGCGGCCACCACGAAGATCATCACCGAGCTGCTGGCGCTGCGGAAGGCGCCCGCCATCGATCCGTACACGGGGCCGGCGATTCTCGCGCCGGAGGCCGCGGGGGTGCTGTTCCACGAGGCGGTGGGGCACCGGCTGGAGGGGGACCGGCAGGATGGGGAAGGGGAGGGGAAGACCTTCCGGGGCCAGGTGGGCAAGCAGGTGCTGCCCACGTTCATCAGCATCGTGGACGACCCGACGGTGCGCACGCTGCGCAACGAGCCCCTCAACGGCTACTACGAGTACGACGAGGAGGGCGTGAAGGGGCAGAAGGTGGTGCTGGTGGAGAAGGGCGTGCTGAGGAGCTACCTGCTGTCGCGGAGGCCGGTGGAGGGCTTCCTGCAGTCCAACGGGCACGGGCGCAGCCAGGGCACGCGCAAGCCGGTGGCGCGCATGGCCAACCTCATCGTGGACTCGACGAAGCAGGTGGATGACGCGGAGCTGAAGAAGCAGCTCATCGCCGAGGCGAAGCGGCAGGGCAAGCCGTACGGGCTGATCATCCGGGACATCACGGGAGGGAACACGAACACGTCGAGCTACGGCTACCAGGCGTTCAAGGGTGTGCCGCGGATGGTGTACCGGGTGGACGTGAGGACGGGGCAGGAGACGCTGGTGCGCGGGGTGGAGATCGTGGGCACGCCGCTGTCGTCGGTGAACCGCATCATGAGCACGGGCCGCAGGCAGGGCGTGTTCAACGGGTACTGCGGCGCCGAGAGCGGGAACGTACCCGTGTCCACGGTGGCGCCAGCGGTGCTGCTGCAGGAGATCGAGCTGCAGCGGGCGATGGAGGGCAAGGACCGGCCGCCCATCCTGATGAGCCCCGCGGCGAGCACCACCGCGAGCGGCGAGGTGAAGTAG
- a CDS encoding SDR family oxidoreductase: MGKKVVVITGASAGIGAALAEQVGRKGWQVVLAARREPELRQVAERVGAEALPVVADVSKREDVQRVMEAALARFGQVDVWVNNAGRGISKLVSELTDEDFDEMMRVNVKSALYGIQAVLPHFHSRGSGHIINVSSVLGRVPHVPQRSAYNAAKHALNALTANLRQELRERFPGIHVTTFLPGVVATEFGVNALGGGVDSREIPGAQSVEEAASVLLEVIERPRPDVYSRPEYRQQVIAYYSSEDLLIPGR; the protein is encoded by the coding sequence ATGGGCAAGAAGGTCGTGGTGATTACCGGAGCGAGCGCGGGCATTGGCGCCGCCCTGGCGGAGCAGGTGGGCAGGAAGGGATGGCAGGTGGTGCTCGCCGCGAGGCGCGAGCCCGAGCTGCGCCAGGTGGCGGAACGCGTGGGAGCCGAGGCGCTGCCCGTGGTCGCCGACGTCTCCAAGAGAGAGGACGTCCAACGCGTGATGGAGGCGGCGCTGGCCCGCTTCGGCCAGGTGGACGTCTGGGTGAACAACGCGGGGCGAGGCATCAGCAAGCTCGTCTCCGAGCTCACCGACGAGGACTTCGACGAGATGATGCGCGTCAACGTCAAGTCGGCGCTCTATGGCATCCAGGCCGTGTTGCCGCACTTCCATTCGCGCGGGAGCGGGCACATCATCAACGTCTCGTCCGTGCTGGGGCGGGTGCCGCACGTCCCCCAGCGTTCGGCCTACAACGCGGCCAAGCACGCCCTCAACGCGCTGACGGCCAACCTGCGCCAGGAGCTGCGCGAGCGCTTCCCCGGCATCCACGTCACCACGTTCCTTCCTGGAGTGGTAGCCACCGAATTCGGTGTGAACGCGCTCGGCGGCGGAGTGGACTCGCGCGAGATTCCAGGCGCCCAGTCCGTCGAGGAGGCCGCCTCCGTCCTGCTGGAGGTGATCGAACGGCCGCGTCCCGACGTGTACTCGCGGCCCGAGTACCGGCAGCAGGTCATCGCGTACTACTCGTCCGAGGACCTGCTCATCCCCGGGCGATGA
- a CDS encoding nucleotide sugar dehydrogenase: MRVMVSPLLERIRRREARVGVVGMGYVGLPLGMAFAEAGFPVTGLDVDTRKVENITKGVSYIKHIPSEPIHELTSKGKLKATTDFSKAREMDCIIICVPTPLTASREPDMSYIIKTGEALAPHVRPGQLFILESTTYPGTTDEVLKPLLEKNGLKAGVDFHLAFSPEREDPGNKNFNTKTIPKIVGGHSPACLEVAQALYASALKETVAVSSTRVAELAKLLENIFRCVNIAMVNEMKMLCDRMNIDVWEVIQAAGTKPFGFMPFYPGPGLGGHCIPIDPFYLTWKAREYEFHTKFIELAGEVNQQMPYYVVTRTMEALNKNKKTLNGAKVLCLGAAYKKDIDDMRESPSLRVISLLKEKGAEVEYHDPYVPRLEEGHGFHFTMQSVPLNPETLGQYDAVVILTDHSCIDYNMVVKQSQCVVDTRNACKNVGPGREKVTKA; the protein is encoded by the coding sequence ATGCGCGTGATGGTGAGCCCGCTGCTGGAGCGTATCCGCCGGCGGGAGGCGAGGGTTGGCGTGGTGGGGATGGGCTACGTGGGTCTGCCGCTGGGCATGGCGTTCGCGGAGGCCGGCTTTCCCGTGACGGGGCTCGACGTGGACACGCGGAAGGTGGAGAACATCACCAAGGGGGTGAGCTACATCAAGCACATCCCCAGCGAGCCCATCCATGAGCTCACGAGCAAGGGCAAGCTCAAGGCGACGACGGACTTCTCGAAGGCCCGCGAGATGGACTGCATCATCATCTGCGTGCCCACGCCGCTCACGGCTTCGCGTGAGCCGGACATGAGCTACATCATCAAGACGGGCGAGGCCCTGGCTCCGCACGTGCGGCCCGGCCAGCTCTTCATCCTCGAGTCCACCACGTACCCGGGGACCACGGATGAGGTGCTCAAGCCGCTGCTCGAGAAGAATGGCCTGAAGGCGGGCGTGGACTTCCACCTGGCCTTCAGCCCCGAGCGCGAGGATCCGGGCAACAAGAACTTCAACACCAAGACGATCCCGAAGATCGTCGGTGGCCACTCTCCGGCGTGCCTCGAGGTGGCGCAGGCCCTCTACGCCAGCGCGCTGAAGGAGACGGTGGCCGTGTCCTCCACGCGCGTGGCCGAGCTGGCCAAGCTGCTGGAGAACATCTTCCGGTGCGTGAACATCGCCATGGTCAACGAGATGAAGATGCTCTGCGACCGGATGAACATCGACGTGTGGGAGGTCATCCAGGCGGCGGGGACGAAGCCCTTCGGCTTCATGCCCTTCTACCCGGGTCCGGGCCTGGGCGGTCACTGCATCCCCATCGATCCCTTCTACCTGACGTGGAAGGCGCGCGAGTACGAGTTCCACACCAAGTTCATCGAGCTCGCCGGCGAGGTGAACCAGCAGATGCCGTACTACGTGGTCACCCGGACCATGGAGGCGCTCAACAAGAACAAGAAGACGCTCAACGGCGCGAAGGTGCTGTGCCTGGGCGCGGCGTACAAGAAGGACATCGACGACATGCGCGAGAGCCCGAGCCTGCGGGTCATCTCGCTGCTCAAGGAGAAGGGCGCCGAGGTCGAGTACCACGACCCGTACGTGCCTCGCCTCGAGGAGGGCCACGGCTTCCACTTCACCATGCAGTCGGTGCCGCTGAACCCGGAGACGCTCGGCCAGTACGACGCGGTCGTCATCCTCACGGACCACTCGTGCATCGACTACAACATGGTGGTGAAGCAGTCCCAGTGCGTCGTCGACACCCGCAACGCCTGCAAGAACGTGGGCCCGGGTCGCGAGAAGGTCACCAAGGCCTAG
- a CDS encoding alginate lyase family protein: protein MGTLGYYSTIARLAPGGLAKGVARRVQGVARQALYKRRERLDEPGLLLAFGATNTDELAERALSARPGRAWCEVGQRTSVLEALEALPGARARALERARAALRGEYDVFGTRVCFGEGQPVDWSRDPVSGYRYPVVPVERLRLAQPGVDPKYPWVLGRLDCLVALAQGYWVERDEAARRTFARTFVTRTLDFLQANPVGQGVHWTCAMEVALRAANLAQALVMCADAPEARRPEFLVPVLESLAEHTAWVEAHLEDHGAVPNNHLVSNYVGLLVVGLLFPELPDAPRQVARAVAGLRAQMVAQVHAEGTSFEGSVPYHRLSVELFTLALVVARGHGVELGLRYETRLRRMYAASRAWSSEQGLAPQIGDNDSGRVFPFQEREPREQGYLAPLGAALFGDESLAEGSFPDEAAWLLGLPGLERFRSLPRARPAASVSFPAGGFHVLRGAGAVVTVSAGLQGQHGVGGHSHNDKLSFELHLGGRPVIVDPGTGTYTREPTVRNAFRSTAAHNTLQVDGQEQSPLEPGRLFALPEAARARVQVFQPGAELDRLTVRHDGYRSLSSPVGVERTFVLDKRERALGVTDALVGVGLHDVVGRIHLPDREARPRAPTSEELARALRVPAAPRSFEPLGVELGPAEAPVALVLFAEGLGPRLEPSRYSPGYGLVVPSQVVVFGVRVSPPVWLRWVVVFK, encoded by the coding sequence ATGGGGACACTGGGGTACTACTCGACGATCGCGCGGCTCGCGCCGGGAGGACTCGCCAAGGGCGTGGCGCGGCGAGTCCAGGGAGTGGCGCGGCAGGCCCTCTACAAGAGGCGCGAGCGGCTCGACGAGCCGGGGCTGCTGCTGGCCTTCGGCGCCACCAACACGGACGAGCTGGCGGAGCGTGCGTTGTCGGCGCGTCCCGGCCGGGCCTGGTGCGAGGTGGGGCAGCGGACCTCCGTCCTGGAGGCGCTCGAGGCCCTGCCCGGCGCCAGGGCGCGTGCCCTGGAGAGGGCCCGGGCCGCCCTGCGGGGTGAGTACGACGTCTTCGGCACGCGCGTGTGCTTCGGCGAGGGCCAGCCGGTGGACTGGTCCAGGGATCCCGTGAGCGGCTACCGCTACCCGGTCGTCCCGGTGGAGCGGCTGCGGCTGGCGCAGCCGGGCGTGGATCCGAAGTACCCGTGGGTGCTGGGCCGATTGGACTGCCTGGTGGCGCTCGCGCAGGGGTACTGGGTGGAGCGCGACGAAGCGGCGCGCAGGACGTTCGCGCGGACCTTCGTGACGCGGACGCTGGACTTCCTGCAGGCCAACCCGGTGGGGCAGGGCGTGCACTGGACGTGCGCCATGGAGGTGGCGCTGCGAGCGGCCAACCTGGCGCAGGCGCTGGTGATGTGCGCGGACGCGCCCGAGGCGCGCAGGCCGGAGTTCCTCGTGCCGGTGCTGGAGTCTCTGGCCGAGCACACCGCGTGGGTGGAGGCGCACCTGGAGGATCACGGGGCGGTGCCCAACAACCACCTCGTCTCGAACTACGTGGGCCTGCTGGTGGTGGGCCTGCTCTTCCCGGAGCTGCCGGACGCGCCGAGGCAGGTGGCGCGCGCGGTTGCGGGACTCCGGGCGCAGATGGTGGCGCAGGTGCACGCGGAGGGCACCTCCTTCGAGGGCTCCGTGCCGTACCACCGGCTGTCGGTGGAGCTCTTCACCCTCGCGCTCGTGGTGGCACGGGGCCACGGGGTGGAGCTGGGCCTCCGGTACGAGACACGGCTGCGCCGCATGTACGCGGCCTCGCGCGCCTGGAGCTCCGAGCAGGGGCTGGCGCCACAGATAGGTGACAACGACTCGGGCCGCGTCTTCCCCTTCCAGGAGCGAGAGCCACGGGAGCAGGGCTACCTCGCGCCATTGGGGGCGGCGCTCTTCGGTGACGAGTCGCTGGCGGAGGGCTCCTTCCCGGACGAGGCCGCGTGGCTGCTGGGACTGCCCGGGCTCGAGCGCTTCCGCTCACTGCCTCGTGCCCGGCCCGCGGCGTCGGTGAGCTTCCCGGCGGGCGGCTTCCACGTGTTGCGCGGGGCGGGCGCGGTGGTGACGGTGAGCGCCGGTCTCCAGGGACAGCATGGAGTGGGCGGACACAGCCACAACGACAAGCTCTCCTTCGAGCTGCACCTGGGCGGGCGCCCCGTCATCGTGGACCCGGGCACGGGCACGTATACGCGGGAGCCGACGGTGCGTAACGCCTTCCGCTCCACGGCCGCGCACAACACGCTGCAGGTGGACGGCCAGGAGCAGTCGCCGCTGGAGCCGGGCCGGCTGTTCGCGCTGCCCGAGGCGGCGCGGGCGCGGGTGCAGGTGTTCCAGCCGGGGGCCGAGCTGGATCGCCTCACCGTGCGGCACGATGGCTATCGCTCGCTGTCCTCGCCCGTGGGCGTGGAGCGCACCTTCGTGCTGGACAAGCGCGAGCGCGCGCTCGGGGTGACGGACGCCTTGGTGGGGGTGGGGCTTCACGATGTCGTGGGGCGGATCCACCTTCCGGACCGCGAGGCGAGGCCGAGGGCGCCCACGAGCGAGGAGCTGGCGCGGGCGCTGCGTGTACCGGCGGCCCCGCGGAGTTTCGAGCCGCTCGGCGTGGAGCTGGGACCGGCGGAGGCGCCAGTGGCCCTGGTGCTCTTCGCGGAGGGCCTGGGTCCGCGATTGGAGCCGTCCCGGTACTCGCCGGGTTACGGCCTCGTGGTGCCGTCGCAGGTCGTGGTGTTCGGGGTGCGGGTGTCGCCCCCGGTTTGGTTGAGGTGGGTAGTCGTCTTCAAGTGA
- a CDS encoding histidine kinase dimerization/phospho-acceptor domain-containing protein has protein sequence MGRSVSASEVERTVSAIAERALHHGARAGLDALMEEVMRLTETHGAALYAGGQRVALVGLEPPAPAHAHPQQLLTDGHTALVLGEPCVDAADRQHLARLAVLATALLASQAREEEARAERTRLRQERLRLREQLAHRDRAWSRAAHDLRTPLLVMQGYIDMMAKGMAGALTPAMQRYLERMARAAGEMNVRLQHRPSGGDAPAEDLRPLLSATFGSGRHGPSRLELPSGPVRVRAPRVGLTLLIRALVRLLSGAGASDVVLRVDVPEEMNMWRLLVQARAERPLPERARESLARLARRCEARISLGEAPGIELILLLPRLQE, from the coding sequence GTGGGACGGAGTGTCAGCGCCTCCGAGGTGGAGCGAACGGTTTCGGCGATCGCCGAGCGAGCGCTGCACCACGGAGCGCGGGCAGGCCTCGATGCGCTCATGGAAGAGGTGATGCGTCTCACGGAGACACACGGGGCCGCCTTGTACGCGGGCGGCCAGCGTGTGGCACTCGTGGGCCTCGAGCCTCCAGCTCCAGCTCATGCCCACCCTCAGCAACTCCTGACGGACGGGCACACGGCGCTGGTGCTGGGCGAGCCGTGTGTGGATGCCGCGGATCGGCAGCACCTCGCCCGTCTGGCGGTCCTCGCCACCGCGCTCCTCGCGAGCCAGGCCCGGGAAGAGGAGGCCCGAGCTGAAAGGACGCGGCTGCGTCAGGAGCGGTTGCGGTTGAGGGAGCAGCTGGCGCACCGGGATCGCGCGTGGTCCCGAGCGGCGCATGACCTGCGCACGCCGCTGCTCGTGATGCAGGGTTATATCGACATGATGGCCAAGGGCATGGCGGGCGCGCTCACTCCCGCCATGCAGCGCTACCTCGAGCGCATGGCCCGGGCCGCGGGTGAGATGAACGTCCGCCTCCAGCATCGGCCCTCGGGCGGGGATGCACCGGCGGAGGATCTGCGTCCCTTGTTGAGCGCTACCTTTGGTTCCGGACGGCATGGCCCCTCACGGCTGGAGTTGCCTTCCGGGCCGGTGCGCGTCCGGGCGCCCCGGGTGGGTCTCACCCTGCTGATCCGCGCCCTGGTGCGACTGCTGTCCGGCGCGGGTGCTTCCGACGTGGTGCTGCGGGTGGATGTGCCCGAGGAGATGAACATGTGGCGACTGCTCGTCCAGGCGCGTGCGGAGCGACCCTTGCCGGAGCGTGCGCGCGAGTCGCTGGCGCGGCTCGCCCGGAGGTGTGAGGCCCGGATCTCCCTGGGTGAAGCGCCTGGGATCGAGTTGATCCTGCTCCTGCCTCGTCTCCAGGAGTGA
- a CDS encoding DedA family protein — MEAQVAAWIAGFSYPAVFLLLVLCGVGAPLSEELVVITGGLVVAHSGASLSLMGLAAYLGILAGDSALYRIGRALGPKVFSHPKLSRMLTPARMDLLQKLFARRGAVTVFFARFLPGLRAPAFLLAGATGLPYRRFLLADAAAAWIPAMGMTWLGYRFGPTVLADVRGGLRWLLIAAVSVVLVVLCVRFVRQRAVRAATRVVRTPESEP; from the coding sequence GTGGAGGCGCAGGTCGCAGCGTGGATCGCGGGTTTCTCGTACCCGGCGGTATTCCTTCTGCTCGTGCTGTGCGGAGTGGGAGCGCCGCTGAGTGAGGAGCTCGTGGTCATCACCGGAGGGTTGGTGGTCGCGCACAGTGGCGCGAGCCTCTCCCTCATGGGACTCGCCGCCTATCTGGGCATCCTGGCCGGGGACAGCGCGCTGTACCGGATCGGACGGGCACTGGGGCCGAAGGTGTTCTCCCACCCCAAGCTGTCGAGGATGCTGACACCAGCGCGGATGGACCTCCTCCAGAAGCTCTTCGCGAGGCGTGGGGCGGTGACGGTGTTCTTCGCGCGCTTCCTGCCGGGGCTGCGTGCTCCGGCGTTCCTGCTGGCGGGAGCCACGGGGCTGCCGTACCGCCGGTTCCTCCTGGCGGACGCGGCGGCGGCGTGGATCCCCGCCATGGGGATGACGTGGCTGGGCTACCGATTCGGTCCCACGGTGCTCGCGGACGTGCGGGGTGGCTTGCGCTGGCTGCTCATCGCGGCGGTATCGGTGGTGCTGGTCGTGCTCTGCGTCCGCTTCGTGAGGCAGCGGGCGGTGCGAGCGGCGACCCGAGTCGTGCGAACCCCCGAGAGCGAACCCTGA